One genomic segment of Pleurocapsa minor HA4230-MV1 includes these proteins:
- the argS gene encoding arginine--tRNA ligase produces the protein MTSILEQLQDSVSQALLSAFGDELADTDPLVTSTNNPKFGDYQSNVALSLAKPLKQNPRAIAQAIIDHLQIEDMCETPTIAGPGFINFMLKSSYLEQLLSQIQSDERLGIPQVQPTSKVIVDFSSPNIAKEMHVGHLRSTIIGDAIARILEFRGYQVLRLNHVGDWGTQFGMLIAYLREAYPEALTTANALNIGDLVSLYKQAKVRFDEDEEFKQTARQEVVKLQAGAEDSLHAWQLLCDQSRQEFQVIYNLLNIKLEERGESFYNPFLEDIVSELKQTGLLEKSEGAMCVFLDGFTNKDGEPLPLIVQKTDGGFNYATTDLAAIKYRVKEDGANKIIYVTDSGQANHFAAVFQVARKAKILPDEVEVVHVPFGLVLGKDGKRIKTRSGETFKLKDLLDEAVDYARAELETRLEAEARKETPEFINHVAQVTGLSAVKYADLSQNRTSDYKFDFDKMLDLKGNTAPYLLYAYVRPQGVSRKGNIDFSALDQNTKISLTAEPELALAKHILQFEEVLKEVESSLLPNRICLYLFELSQKFNQFYEQCEILNAAEPQRTSRLILADLTARTIKLGLSLLGINVLERM, from the coding sequence ATGACCTCCATACTAGAACAGCTTCAAGATTCTGTTAGCCAAGCCTTATTATCTGCTTTTGGTGATGAGTTAGCAGATACCGATCCTCTGGTAACCTCGACGAATAATCCCAAATTTGGCGATTATCAGTCTAATGTAGCCTTATCTCTAGCCAAACCCCTCAAGCAAAATCCGCGAGCGATCGCTCAAGCAATCATCGATCATCTGCAAATTGAGGATATGTGCGAAACCCCCACCATCGCTGGGCCAGGTTTTATCAATTTTATGCTCAAATCTAGTTATCTTGAGCAGTTGCTGAGTCAGATCCAGTCAGACGAAAGATTAGGCATTCCCCAGGTACAGCCAACATCAAAGGTAATTGTCGATTTTTCCAGTCCCAATATTGCCAAAGAAATGCATGTGGGACACTTGCGCTCAACCATTATTGGTGATGCGATCGCGCGTATTTTAGAATTTCGTGGTTATCAGGTATTGCGTCTCAATCATGTAGGCGACTGGGGGACTCAGTTTGGCATGTTGATTGCTTACCTGAGAGAAGCTTATCCCGAAGCGCTAACTACTGCTAATGCTTTAAATATTGGTGATTTGGTATCTCTGTATAAACAAGCCAAGGTTCGTTTTGACGAAGATGAAGAGTTTAAGCAAACCGCTAGACAAGAAGTCGTTAAGTTACAGGCGGGTGCTGAAGATAGCCTTCATGCTTGGCAGTTATTATGCGATCAGTCTCGCCAAGAGTTTCAGGTAATCTACAATCTGCTTAATATTAAGCTAGAAGAAAGAGGTGAATCTTTTTACAATCCTTTTCTGGAAGACATTGTTAGTGAATTAAAACAAACAGGTTTACTAGAAAAAAGTGAAGGCGCAATGTGTGTTTTTCTAGATGGCTTTACTAATAAAGATGGTGAGCCTCTACCTCTAATTGTCCAGAAAACTGATGGTGGTTTTAACTATGCCACAACTGATTTAGCAGCAATTAAATATCGAGTCAAAGAAGATGGCGCTAACAAAATTATTTACGTTACTGACTCTGGACAGGCTAATCATTTTGCAGCCGTATTTCAGGTAGCTAGAAAAGCAAAAATCTTACCCGATGAAGTGGAAGTAGTTCACGTACCCTTTGGGTTAGTATTGGGTAAAGATGGTAAGAGAATTAAAACTCGTTCTGGTGAAACATTTAAGCTTAAAGACTTATTAGATGAAGCGGTAGATTATGCTCGTGCAGAATTAGAAACTAGATTAGAAGCAGAAGCAAGAAAAGAAACTCCAGAATTTATCAATCATGTAGCTCAGGTAACGGGTTTAAGTGCAGTAAAATACGCAGATTTAAGTCAGAATCGTACCTCAGACTATAAGTTTGACTTCGATAAAATGCTCGACTTAAAAGGTAATACAGCACCGTACTTGTTATATGCCTATGTACGTCCTCAAGGGGTTAGTCGCAAAGGTAATATTGATTTTTCTGCGTTAGATCAGAACACGAAAATTAGCTTGACGGCAGAACCAGAATTAGCTTTGGCAAAACATATTTTGCAATTTGAAGAAGTGCTTAAAGAAGTTGAATCTAGTTTACTACCTAATCGTATTTGTTTATATCTTTTTGAATTGAGCCAAAAGTTTAATCAATTTTATGAACAGTGTGAGATCTTAAATGCAGCCGAGCCACAAAGAACATCTCGTTTGATTTTGGCCGATCTAACCGCACGTACAATTAAGTTAGGTTTATCTTTATTAGGTATTAATGTCTTAGAAAGAATGTAA
- a CDS encoding DUF2382 domain-containing protein: protein MTLQSIAEFSPNYNQEDLMDNELISKPVFIAQTDEKLGVVEDVLVDEFGHFRYLVVGAGSWLADQKFLLPIGRCRAIQDGQAIAVMDINNIQDLEQLPPYQSDSQLDYDYEESIRNIYRQFLAGDNYEIPNYDRDSYSYDHEPELYQIPTEEGQTIRFYEERLVADKQRHEVGEVTIGKRIETEVAQVEIPVEKEKVFVKIHEVGDQNIAVSPEEAKFEGGTVATFKVHEETAEIKKQAFVHEEVEIKKEVKKEIVNAEETLRKEQLEMTGEENIEIEQSSTSTPENY from the coding sequence ATGACTTTACAATCAATTGCCGAGTTTAGTCCCAACTATAATCAAGAAGATTTGATGGATAATGAGCTGATTTCAAAACCAGTGTTTATCGCTCAAACAGACGAAAAACTAGGTGTGGTCGAGGACGTTTTGGTAGATGAGTTTGGGCATTTTCGTTATTTGGTAGTCGGTGCGGGTTCTTGGTTAGCGGATCAAAAATTTCTGTTGCCTATTGGTAGATGTCGCGCTATTCAAGACGGTCAGGCGATCGCTGTTATGGATATTAACAATATCCAAGATCTTGAACAGTTACCTCCTTATCAAAGCGATAGTCAGCTTGATTATGATTATGAGGAAAGTATCCGCAACATCTATCGTCAATTTTTGGCAGGGGATAATTATGAGATCCCTAATTACGACAGAGATAGTTATAGTTATGACCATGAACCTGAACTGTATCAAATACCCACAGAAGAAGGTCAAACTATTAGATTTTACGAAGAAAGATTAGTTGCCGATAAACAACGCCATGAAGTAGGGGAAGTAACTATAGGAAAAAGAATTGAAACAGAAGTAGCGCAGGTAGAAATTCCTGTAGAGAAAGAAAAAGTCTTCGTTAAAATTCATGAAGTCGGCGATCAGAATATTGCTGTCTCTCCAGAAGAAGCCAAGTTTGAAGGAGGTACGGTAGCTACATTTAAAGTTCACGAAGAAACCGCCGAGATCAAGAAGCAGGCATTTGTTCATGAAGAGGTAGAGATCAAAAAAGAAGTCAAAAAAGAAATAGTTAATGCAGAAGAAACTTTGCGTAAGGAACAATTAGAGATGACAGGAGAAGAAAACATCGAAATAGAACAATCATCAACTTCAACTCCAGAAAATTACTAA
- a CDS encoding anti-sigma factor, which produces MSIPPECEQLLISGYVLGNLSPAEALLFEEMLAENSHLIEQIVAMQQALDLVYNPPEVSPPNSLRDRILTAANSPQIEPTIAKSLSNIKATTPRARLSRIFMAIALLTIALLSIANYRLWRSVQTADLVKDTVKVTNQRTYLLRGKNLPKTTQAKLVVNPNQLNATLIANNLPPLPPEKTYALWTVVGKDVPYTTDEKGAILTAVFQVNKAGDFTQEITVPQPHLNPRTIKKIALTVEDISAPQNHTGAIFIATGNE; this is translated from the coding sequence ATGTCAATTCCTCCAGAATGCGAACAACTACTTATTTCGGGCTATGTATTAGGTAATTTGAGTCCGGCTGAAGCTCTGCTGTTTGAAGAAATGTTAGCGGAAAATAGCCATCTGATTGAACAAATAGTAGCAATGCAGCAAGCATTAGATCTGGTATATAATCCGCCAGAAGTATCTCCTCCTAATAGCTTACGCGATCGCATTTTGACGGCGGCTAATTCCCCACAAATCGAGCCTACAATAGCAAAGTCTTTAAGCAATATTAAGGCAACGACACCCAGAGCCAGATTATCAAGAATCTTCATGGCGATCGCGCTCTTGACAATTGCCTTGCTTAGTATTGCTAACTATCGACTGTGGCGTTCTGTACAAACGGCAGATCTAGTCAAAGATACAGTTAAAGTAACAAATCAAAGAACATATTTGCTTCGGGGCAAAAATCTACCCAAGACGACACAAGCCAAACTAGTAGTTAATCCTAATCAATTGAACGCTACTTTGATTGCCAACAACTTACCGCCATTACCTCCAGAAAAAACTTATGCATTGTGGACAGTGGTAGGTAAAGATGTTCCTTATACCACCGATGAAAAAGGAGCGATCTTGACTGCGGTTTTTCAGGTAAACAAAGCAGGAGATTTTACCCAAGAAATTACTGTGCCTCAACCCCATCTAAATCCTAGAACGATTAAGAAAATTGCCCTTACCGTCGAAGATATTTCGGCACCGCAAAATCATACAGGTGCAATTTTTATAGCTACGGGAAATGAATAA
- a CDS encoding sigma-70 family RNA polymerase sigma factor, whose amino-acid sequence MSFEPPSHSCGDDLPNQTDADLFWQLQHGQTDALSILYDRHAALVYGIAGKLLGNTAEAEDLTQDIFLLLTKKCSYDPKRGTLRTYLAILTRSRALDRLRSRTRKQQRLHHQSLNENAKVLSDSPFEEITQSERSQEVQSALEQLSTKEQEVLKMAYYQGLSQSEIANQLNIALGTVKSRSRRGLLKLRQALINFSEEF is encoded by the coding sequence ATGTCTTTTGAACCACCCAGCCATTCTTGTGGGGATGATCTTCCTAATCAGACTGATGCAGATTTATTTTGGCAGTTGCAGCATGGGCAAACTGATGCTTTAAGCATTTTGTATGATCGCCATGCAGCCTTAGTTTATGGGATAGCTGGGAAACTCCTGGGTAATACGGCAGAAGCAGAGGACTTAACTCAGGATATCTTTTTGCTCCTGACTAAAAAATGCTCTTACGACCCAAAAAGAGGAACATTACGCACTTACCTAGCAATTTTAACGCGATCGCGAGCTTTAGACCGCCTCAGATCTCGCACCCGAAAACAACAAAGACTTCATCATCAATCCCTCAATGAAAATGCTAAGGTATTGTCCGATAGTCCCTTTGAAGAGATTACCCAATCAGAGCGATCGCAAGAGGTTCAATCAGCCTTAGAACAACTATCAACCAAAGAACAAGAAGTGCTAAAAATGGCATATTATCAAGGTTTAAGTCAATCTGAAATTGCCAATCAGCTAAACATTGCACTAGGAACAGTTAAATCTAGATCTCGTCGTGGCTTACTTAAACTGCGTCAAGCTTTAATTAATTTTAGCGAGGAGTTTTAG
- a CDS encoding DUF4394 domain-containing protein, producing MFITIYSLLTGITADANNLSCLNRGDGFAGKKSKKLPIMQQFTADLATLNRDNVEIPPISEIALNSEFVALTDDNTLISFDPTNPGEIDSIAVSGVDGVLFGIDTRPANGLIYGITTANNIYTIDAESGAATYVSTLNLPFTGGTISGLDFNPVADRLRLVGDNDQNFRINVDTGEVTADGTLAFAEGDTNYGVNPNITAAAYTNSFDGTDSTQLYNLDTLLNDLVLQNPPNDGTLVTVGDLGIDLDTLSGFEIVSSPNGDNTAFAVADGTLYNVDLDLGMAFSLGEIGTDARNLQGLAVVSGDNDGDSLSSEEAQTLPEVAAPLIDLSELGDSTINFTVSRDSGFNNTVGFYTVDAAGNIIDSESGETIAVGDEDYTATAIANRSDLSLNGVNGVTSTFTTELAGGSTYAPFIVVDGTIEQLEDGSSNDPLVYFPFLEANSDGAEHVRSLGDNILGFEDLPNGGNLSFDDLTVEYDFA from the coding sequence TTGTTCATAACTATTTACTCATTGCTCACGGGCATCACAGCCGATGCAAACAACTTGTCCTGTCTTAATAGAGGGGACGGTTTTGCTGGGAAAAAATCCAAAAAATTACCAATTATGCAGCAATTTACCGCAGATTTAGCCACTCTCAATCGCGATAACGTCGAAATTCCCCCAATATCAGAGATTGCCCTCAACTCGGAATTTGTGGCGTTGACCGACGACAATACTTTAATTTCTTTTGATCCCACTAATCCTGGCGAGATAGATTCAATAGCTGTCTCAGGAGTTGATGGTGTACTATTCGGTATTGATACTCGCCCAGCCAATGGTCTAATTTATGGCATTACTACTGCCAATAATATTTATACAATTGATGCTGAAAGTGGTGCTGCAACCTATGTCAGCACTTTAAATCTGCCTTTTACAGGGGGAACTATCTCAGGATTAGACTTTAATCCTGTTGCCGATCGCCTGCGTCTAGTAGGAGATAATGACCAAAATTTTAGAATTAATGTAGACACGGGAGAAGTTACCGCTGATGGTACTTTAGCTTTTGCTGAGGGAGATACTAATTATGGAGTCAATCCTAATATTACTGCTGCTGCCTATACTAATTCTTTTGACGGGACTGACAGTACTCAGCTATACAATCTTGATACCTTACTTAACGATCTAGTCTTGCAAAACCCTCCTAATGATGGAACTTTAGTTACAGTAGGCGATTTGGGAATCGATCTTGATACTTTAAGCGGATTTGAGATTGTCTCTTCTCCCAATGGTGACAATACAGCCTTTGCTGTTGCTGATGGCACTTTATATAATGTCGATCTAGATTTAGGTATGGCATTCAGCCTAGGAGAAATTGGTACAGATGCTCGCAATTTACAGGGATTAGCTGTTGTATCTGGCGACAATGATGGAGATAGTTTATCCTCAGAAGAAGCTCAAACATTACCTGAAGTTGCTGCTCCTTTAATCGATCTTAGTGAGCTTGGAGATTCCACAATTAACTTTACCGTTAGCCGAGATAGTGGGTTCAATAATACTGTCGGTTTTTATACAGTAGATGCAGCAGGTAATATTATCGACTCAGAATCAGGTGAGACGATCGCTGTGGGAGACGAAGACTACACTGCTACTGCGATCGCTAATCGCTCTGATCTCAGTCTTAATGGAGTCAATGGCGTTACTAGCACATTTACTACAGAGCTTGCAGGTGGTTCAACTTACGCACCCTTTATCGTAGTTGATGGCACAATTGAACAGCTAGAAGATGGCAGTAGCAACGATCCTCTGGTGTATTTTCCCTTCTTAGAAGCTAATTCTGACGGAGCAGAACATGTTCGCAGCTTAGGTGACAATATTCTCGGCTTTGAGGATTTACCCAATGGGGGTAATTTGAGTTTTGATGATTTGACTGTTGAATATGACTTTGCTTAA
- a CDS encoding serine/threonine protein kinase, which yields MTNLTLSLPNKLVNNRYYLYEPIANSNQSQVFVARDFIEHRKCIVKRLDLNCCSERIRSTKISLFEQEAKILQHLSGKHAQISQFYHYFRDDSSLYLVQEWIAGKTLKEKLDRQKKLSELETRNILLNLLSVLEYIHSQGIVHRDIKPHNIVLRSQDNLPVLIDFGIAQPISDREAISLRNPLGYSKDLPSNGCNHQQLRVVAGTPGYMSSEQAMGQATYNNDLYSLALTAIHLLTGRSPLDLDFECQKISISHNLIRVLSRAISPQPERRFASAAKMRSALLSSSSTVLLSSNSQKSALKTWTMFLTLGILFSIAWRGWQVVAKLDERPPLNFADLFPEESLLLTEDDTDLTKNNVSPTKDNVALTKDNATENIFQGIIFTVGTSDREILQALGEPVWRQPGFWQNSAAWSYKNIVSQGIDLGYIFDVQTNKLRQAEIAVPPSTSFNTLQAALISLLSTKIEPDLKQGLEAVYQRRQTVYNFTAGDLQGTIQRNQQDRIYLAVWSADFH from the coding sequence ATGACCAACCTTACCCTAAGTTTGCCAAATAAATTAGTTAACAATCGCTATTATCTTTATGAACCAATAGCAAACAGCAATCAGAGTCAGGTTTTTGTAGCTAGGGATTTTATTGAACATCGTAAATGTATAGTCAAACGGCTCGATCTCAATTGTTGTTCTGAGAGAATTAGGTCAACCAAAATATCTCTATTTGAACAGGAAGCTAAAATACTCCAGCATCTGAGCGGCAAACATGCTCAAATCAGCCAGTTTTATCATTATTTTAGAGATGATAGCTCTTTATATTTAGTCCAGGAATGGATTGCTGGCAAGACTCTCAAAGAAAAGCTAGATCGACAAAAGAAGCTATCTGAATTAGAAACCAGAAATATTTTACTCAATTTATTATCCGTATTAGAGTATATTCACAGCCAGGGCATTGTCCATCGCGATATTAAACCCCATAATATTGTCTTACGTTCTCAAGACAATTTACCTGTACTGATTGACTTTGGCATAGCACAACCAATTAGCGATCGCGAAGCTATATCCTTGAGGAATCCTTTAGGGTACTCAAAGGACTTGCCCTCGAATGGGTGTAATCACCAGCAGCTAAGAGTTGTCGCTGGGACTCCTGGATATATGTCTTCTGAGCAAGCAATGGGACAGGCAACATACAATAACGATCTTTACAGTTTGGCTTTAACTGCAATTCATTTGCTCACAGGGCGATCGCCTTTAGATCTTGATTTTGAGTGCCAAAAAATTTCAATTAGCCATAATTTAATCAGAGTACTTAGTCGGGCAATCTCACCTCAACCAGAGCGACGATTTGCTTCGGCAGCAAAAATGCGCTCGGCGCTACTGTCTTCTTCCTCAACTGTATTACTCAGCAGCAATAGCCAAAAATCTGCCTTAAAAACTTGGACAATGTTTTTAACGTTAGGGATATTATTTTCTATTGCCTGGAGAGGTTGGCAAGTTGTGGCTAAATTAGATGAACGACCACCTCTAAATTTTGCCGATCTATTTCCTGAAGAATCACTTTTACTGACTGAAGATGATACAGATTTAACTAAAAATAATGTATCGCCGACTAAAGATAATGTAGCGCTAACTAAAGATAATGCGACTGAGAATATTTTTCAAGGCATAATTTTTACCGTTGGCACTTCAGATCGAGAAATTCTTCAGGCTTTGGGTGAACCTGTCTGGCGTCAACCTGGGTTTTGGCAAAATAGCGCTGCTTGGTCATATAAAAATATTGTTTCTCAGGGAATCGATCTGGGATACATATTTGACGTTCAAACTAACAAATTACGTCAAGCAGAAATAGCTGTTCCTCCTTCGACTAGCTTCAATACATTACAAGCTGCTTTAATTTCTCTTTTATCAACGAAAATCGAGCCTGATTTAAAGCAAGGATTAGAAGCAGTGTATCAACGTCGCCAAACTGTTTACAATTTTACCGCAGGAGATTTGCAGGGTACGATTCAACGCAATCAGCAGGATCGTATTTACTTAGCTGTGTGGTCGGCAGATTTCCATTAA
- a CDS encoding TldD/PmbA family protein produces MNEELESLLGLASRRGISHAEVYQVSSQSQPVFFEGNRLKQLESSQSMGTALRLWQDHRPGLAVAYGKIEPELLIDKAISLSQLNAPEIIELAPPRQVTYDLTGVGASVQDLITYGDRAITRLREEYPEVICSAELEFEQESITLLNSQGLYCHYYESGLSYSLGAELIRGEDFLGIFDGDYSKEQLNLDPLIEGIIRRLDWAKYNVDPPQGNIPVILTANVATLLWETVSSALNAKRVKEKSSPWSNLKQELVVSEQISLSQQPELRPYDCPFDDEGMTTQKLDLITKGVLNQFYCDRAIARELNLKPTGNGFRPALDSYPSPSLVNLIVASGKDSLDELITKLDNGIIVDQILGGGADISGDFSVNVDLGYRVVNGNITGRVKDTAIAGNVYQILKQIIALGNDSIWDGSCFTPSLLVEGISVVG; encoded by the coding sequence ATGAATGAAGAACTAGAATCATTGCTTGGCTTGGCATCTCGTCGGGGAATTAGCCATGCGGAAGTATATCAAGTATCGTCTCAGTCTCAACCAGTCTTTTTTGAGGGAAATCGTCTCAAGCAATTAGAAAGCTCTCAATCAATGGGGACAGCCTTAAGACTGTGGCAAGATCATCGTCCTGGTTTAGCTGTAGCCTATGGCAAAATTGAACCTGAATTATTAATTGATAAAGCGATCTCCTTATCTCAACTCAATGCGCCAGAAATTATTGAGTTAGCACCACCGCGTCAAGTAACTTACGATTTAACTGGAGTGGGTGCATCGGTTCAAGATTTAATTACCTACGGCGATCGCGCAATTACTCGATTGCGGGAAGAATATCCTGAAGTAATCTGTTCGGCAGAATTGGAATTTGAACAAGAAAGTATTACTTTGCTCAATTCTCAAGGATTATATTGTCATTATTACGAGTCAGGTTTGAGTTATTCCCTAGGTGCAGAATTGATTCGGGGAGAAGATTTTCTGGGTATTTTTGACGGTGACTATAGCAAAGAGCAATTAAACCTCGATCCTCTGATCGAGGGAATTATTCGGCGTTTAGATTGGGCAAAATATAACGTCGATCCCCCTCAAGGAAATATCCCCGTAATCCTCACGGCTAATGTGGCAACTTTGCTGTGGGAAACTGTTTCCTCGGCTTTAAATGCTAAAAGAGTTAAAGAAAAATCTTCTCCTTGGAGTAATCTAAAGCAAGAATTAGTTGTTTCGGAGCAAATTAGCTTATCTCAACAGCCAGAATTGCGACCTTATGACTGTCCTTTTGACGATGAGGGAATGACAACCCAAAAGCTAGATTTAATTACCAAGGGAGTATTAAATCAATTCTATTGCGATCGCGCGATCGCCAGGGAATTAAACCTCAAACCCACAGGCAATGGCTTTCGTCCTGCTTTGGATAGTTATCCTAGTCCATCTTTAGTTAATTTAATCGTCGCATCGGGTAAAGATTCTTTAGACGAGTTAATCACTAAACTAGATAATGGGATCATTGTCGATCAAATACTGGGTGGGGGTGCAGATATCAGTGGTGACTTTTCGGTTAACGTCGATCTTGGCTATCGGGTAGTTAATGGCAATATTACAGGACGAGTTAAAGATACGGCGATCGCAGGTAACGTCTATCAAATCCTCAAACAAATTATCGCTTTAGGTAATGACTCAATCTGGGATGGTTCTTGTTTTACTCCTTCTCTATTAGTCGAAGGGATTTCGGTAGTCGGCTAA
- the lnt gene encoding apolipoprotein N-acyltransferase, which translates to MPSKTKLIFTSFLSGILMGLAPAPFNAWYFAWFALTPLWILIRQQKSLQQIAILALAWGIGYDGLALFWITGVHPMTWMGVPWLASLAIAIFCWVFITLWGAGVVVTWAVLFSFINQKLNNQSNKNISSSLIKALIGAALWSGLETLWSHTPLWWPAIAYTQSPHNLIILQLGKLSGVNTVAVVIIMVNGLLAEAILAWHKYSSFKSKILLITAPLVILIISHLLGFYLYQIPVAKDNLAPLKIGIIQGNIPNEIKLFSEGWRKAIAGYTSGYQRLAKQGVDVVLTPEGALPFYWEDIIDDSSFYRAVITEQVPAWVGANGRDGNSYTNSIFTLTGDGKTYSRYDKYKLVPLGEYIPFESIVGKLIDRLSPLNAHLAAGKPNQIFDTPFGQAIIAICYESAFPQHFLRQAQAGGEFIITASNNAHYSKTMPSQHHAHDVMRAIESDRWAARATNTGYSAIVDPHGNTLWISAIDRYTIHADTIYRRQNKTLYVRWGDWLTPSMILLSALSIYSKLIKSL; encoded by the coding sequence ATGCCATCCAAAACCAAGTTAATTTTTACATCATTTCTCAGCGGCATTTTAATGGGTTTAGCACCCGCACCATTTAATGCTTGGTATTTTGCCTGGTTTGCTTTGACCCCTTTATGGATCTTAATTAGACAACAAAAGTCGCTTCAACAAATAGCTATTCTGGCTCTGGCTTGGGGGATTGGTTATGACGGATTAGCTTTGTTTTGGATTACTGGGGTGCATCCGATGACTTGGATGGGAGTACCTTGGTTAGCTAGTTTAGCGATCGCTATTTTTTGCTGGGTTTTTATTACTTTATGGGGTGCAGGAGTTGTCGTTACTTGGGCAGTTTTATTCAGCTTTATTAATCAAAAATTAAATAATCAGAGCAATAAAAATATTTCCAGCAGTTTAATTAAAGCTTTAATTGGCGCAGCTTTATGGTCAGGTCTAGAAACATTATGGAGTCACACACCTCTGTGGTGGCCAGCGATCGCCTATACTCAAAGTCCGCATAATTTAATCATCCTGCAACTAGGCAAGCTATCAGGAGTTAATACCGTTGCTGTAGTAATAATTATGGTCAATGGTTTACTAGCAGAGGCAATCTTAGCTTGGCATAAATATTCTAGTTTTAAAAGCAAAATATTATTAATTACTGCTCCTTTAGTTATCTTAATTATTAGCCATTTATTAGGTTTTTATTTATATCAAATACCTGTAGCTAAAGATAATTTAGCACCATTAAAAATTGGTATTATTCAAGGCAATATTCCCAATGAAATCAAGCTATTTTCTGAAGGTTGGCGTAAAGCGATCGCTGGCTACACTTCTGGTTATCAAAGATTAGCTAAACAAGGGGTTGATGTTGTCCTTACTCCTGAAGGAGCATTACCCTTTTACTGGGAGGATATAATTGATGATTCTAGTTTTTATCGGGCTGTGATTACGGAACAAGTTCCTGCTTGGGTGGGAGCAAACGGTAGAGACGGCAACAGTTACACCAACAGTATCTTTACCCTAACAGGAGATGGTAAAACCTATAGTCGCTACGATAAATATAAACTAGTACCTTTAGGCGAATATATCCCGTTTGAATCTATTGTCGGTAAATTAATCGATCGCCTATCACCTTTAAATGCTCATCTAGCAGCAGGTAAACCAAACCAAATCTTCGACACTCCTTTTGGTCAAGCCATAATTGCTATCTGTTACGAATCGGCATTTCCTCAACATTTTTTACGTCAGGCACAAGCAGGGGGAGAATTTATCATTACCGCTTCCAATAATGCTCATTATAGTAAGACCATGCCCAGTCAACACCATGCCCATGATGTCATGCGGGCGATAGAAAGCGATCGCTGGGCTGCTAGAGCTACCAATACGGGTTATAGTGCGATCGTCGATCCTCATGGTAATACTCTCTGGATTTCTGCAATAGATCGCTATACCATTCACGCCGATACTATTTATCGTCGACAAAACAAAACGCTATATGTGCGTTGGGGAGACTGGTTAACACCGTCAATGATTTTACTCAGCGCATTGTCAATTTATAGTAAATTGATTAAAAGCTTATAG
- a CDS encoding histidine kinase → MPDSSKERIVADLQRAKQTGELKTERIREIIKNAIAEAVSEVKSGRSEIAALVQDAIAAVTETVKESGGEVKDEVTASIQGVIDGVSQAKRQKIAQTQSEITTLEAQVVQDEQELQTEIDEALAEVKTNNTQPDKVKEAIAEAMINISNSEEFAILQKHYARLKAQTAVLQANLANRYGEQYGEVSKYLEDAKVWYDKAKEDPEVFTEPTKRKRAEFEEKLGSTGTAVARKEKQVKQLLKELWHEVREIFHEKNSNSPK, encoded by the coding sequence ATGCCAGACTCAAGCAAAGAAAGAATAGTTGCCGATTTGCAGCGGGCAAAACAAACAGGAGAATTAAAAACCGAAAGAATTCGCGAGATTATTAAAAATGCGATCGCCGAAGCGGTTTCTGAAGTCAAATCGGGTAGAAGCGAAATAGCTGCTTTAGTTCAAGATGCGATCGCTGCCGTTACAGAAACTGTCAAAGAATCTGGTGGGGAAGTTAAAGACGAAGTGACAGCATCAATTCAAGGAGTAATTGATGGTGTTAGTCAAGCCAAAAGACAGAAAATTGCACAAACCCAATCGGAAATCACCACTTTAGAGGCTCAAGTAGTTCAAGACGAACAAGAATTACAAACTGAAATCGACGAGGCTTTAGCGGAAGTTAAAACTAATAATACCCAACCTGATAAAGTTAAAGAAGCGATCGCCGAAGCGATGATTAACATCAGCAACAGCGAAGAGTTTGCTATTCTGCAAAAACATTATGCTCGTCTGAAAGCGCAAACTGCCGTACTCCAGGCAAACTTAGCTAATCGTTATGGTGAACAGTATGGAGAAGTTAGCAAATATTTAGAAGATGCAAAAGTTTGGTACGACAAAGCCAAAGAAGATCCTGAAGTTTTTACCGAGCCTACCAAGCGCAAAAGAGCTGAATTTGAAGAAAAGTTAGGCTCAACAGGTACTGCCGTAGCACGTAAAGAAAAGCAGGTAAAACAGCTATTAAAAGAACTTTGGCATGAAGTTAGAGAAATATTTCACGAAAAAAATTCTAATTCGCCAAAATAG